One segment of Pyrococcus sp. ST04 DNA contains the following:
- a CDS encoding molybdenum cofactor guanylyltransferase, producing MIGIIFAVKIRKEDNYLIPINDEPMVKIIERRLREAKRIEDIITLVRKGQEKKFSLHVSNVKPVRARNVIDALLEGLPSGGDIFLIEGNRPLVMPFLVNYLTSLYLDEFADAIIPKWKHGKAEIFHAVYNARALKNALEGMKADGVTSLSKLPEYIDAEYVIIENLISKNEKVWWSFFRVKTSEDLRKVLGSGLI from the coding sequence GTGATAGGAATAATATTTGCCGTGAAGATTAGGAAAGAAGACAACTACTTAATCCCAATAAACGACGAGCCCATGGTTAAAATAATCGAGAGAAGGCTAAGAGAGGCCAAAAGGATAGAAGACATAATAACACTTGTCAGAAAAGGCCAAGAAAAGAAATTTTCTTTGCATGTTTCCAACGTCAAACCGGTAAGGGCCAGGAATGTGATAGACGCCCTATTAGAAGGCCTTCCAAGTGGAGGAGATATATTCCTAATAGAAGGAAATAGACCCCTCGTTATGCCATTCCTAGTGAACTACCTAACCTCACTATATCTAGACGAGTTTGCAGATGCCATAATACCAAAATGGAAACATGGAAAAGCTGAAATCTTCCATGCAGTGTATAACGCAAGAGCACTCAAAAACGCCCTCGAGGGAATGAAAGCTGATGGAGTTACATCACTCTCAAAGTTGCCAGAATACATAGATGCTGAGTATGTAATAATAGAGAACCTAATTTCAAAAAATGAAAAGGTTTGGTGGAGCTTTTTCAGAGTGAAAACCTCAGAAGACTTAAGGAAAGTACTGGGAAGTGGTCTAATTTAA
- a CDS encoding DUF99 family protein yields MIRKVKREVRVIGFDDGTFRWKARGERVILVGVVMKGSVDVLGVVTRWITIDGLDVTDAIIDAVLSSRFKDLRVILLKGITYAGFNIVDVHRVFRETGLPVVVVIRKKPNIQAMEEALKKHFDDYEVRISLLRKSGKLVELVPGKLYYQAVGLTEEVAREVIEITRKNSLIPEALRLAHMIASAVMTGESKRE; encoded by the coding sequence ATGATAAGGAAAGTGAAGAGGGAGGTTAGGGTCATAGGTTTTGACGATGGAACCTTTAGGTGGAAGGCTAGGGGTGAGAGGGTAATACTTGTTGGGGTTGTTATGAAGGGCTCTGTCGATGTTCTCGGCGTTGTCACAAGGTGGATAACTATAGATGGTCTGGATGTGACCGATGCCATTATTGATGCCGTTCTCTCTTCAAGGTTTAAGGATTTAAGAGTAATCCTACTTAAAGGAATAACCTATGCTGGCTTTAACATAGTTGACGTTCATAGGGTTTTTAGAGAGACGGGCCTTCCAGTGGTTGTTGTCATAAGGAAGAAACCCAATATTCAGGCTATGGAAGAAGCTCTGAAAAAGCATTTTGATGACTACGAAGTTAGGATAAGTCTTCTAAGAAAAAGTGGCAAGCTTGTCGAACTTGTTCCTGGAAAACTTTATTATCAGGCTGTTGGGCTTACTGAAGAGGTTGCCAGGGAGGTGATAGAGATCACCCGGAAAAACTCTCTGATTCCAGAAGCACTAAGACTTGCTCACATGATTGCATCCGCAGTAATGACAGGAGAGAGCAAGAGAGAATAG
- a CDS encoding P1 family peptidase translates to MKAPELGIEIGTFERGKRNSITDVKGVKVGHVTLIKGKGKLIPGKGPVRTGVTAILPHEGNIYKKKVLGGAFVMNGYSKPVGLIQLWELGTIETPIILTNTLSIGTAIEGLLDYILEENEDIGIKTGSVNPIVLECNDSYLNDIRGRHVKREHVVEAIKNASENFEEGAVGAGTGMSAFEFKGGIGSSSRIVEIEGKKYTVGALVLSNFGRREDLTIAGVPVGIELKDWPGRGGEGKGSIIMIIATDAPLTHRQLNRLAKRAIVGLARTGGYAYNGSGDISLAFSTANIIEHYEKEEIAIKSLPDPVLSPLFKATAEAVEEAIVNSLLEARTLDGRDNHIRYKLPEDKLIEIMEKYGRLR, encoded by the coding sequence ATGAAAGCTCCCGAGCTGGGGATAGAAATAGGAACATTTGAAAGAGGAAAAAGGAACAGCATAACTGACGTTAAAGGCGTCAAAGTTGGGCATGTAACACTTATAAAAGGAAAAGGAAAGTTAATCCCTGGGAAAGGGCCAGTAAGGACAGGAGTCACAGCAATTCTGCCCCACGAAGGGAACATATACAAGAAAAAGGTTCTCGGAGGAGCCTTTGTAATGAACGGCTACTCAAAGCCAGTAGGCTTAATCCAGCTCTGGGAGCTAGGAACTATAGAGACACCAATTATACTCACAAACACGCTAAGCATAGGAACAGCAATTGAAGGGCTGCTAGACTACATTCTGGAAGAAAATGAAGACATAGGGATTAAAACAGGCTCAGTCAATCCAATAGTCTTAGAATGCAATGACTCATACCTAAACGACATAAGAGGAAGGCACGTAAAGAGAGAACACGTTGTTGAGGCTATAAAAAACGCATCAGAGAACTTCGAAGAGGGGGCAGTCGGAGCTGGAACGGGAATGAGCGCCTTTGAGTTCAAGGGAGGAATAGGATCATCATCAAGGATAGTCGAAATTGAAGGGAAGAAGTACACGGTGGGTGCCCTCGTTCTTTCGAACTTCGGAAGGAGAGAAGACTTAACGATAGCAGGAGTTCCAGTTGGAATAGAGCTAAAAGACTGGCCAGGAAGAGGAGGAGAAGGAAAAGGGAGCATAATAATGATAATCGCAACGGACGCTCCATTAACCCACAGACAGCTTAACAGACTCGCCAAAAGGGCCATTGTAGGACTCGCCCGAACAGGAGGATATGCGTACAACGGAAGTGGAGACATAAGCCTAGCCTTTTCAACGGCCAACATAATAGAGCACTACGAGAAGGAAGAAATTGCAATAAAATCCCTTCCAGACCCAGTACTCTCCCCATTATTCAAAGCAACAGCAGAAGCAGTTGAAGAAGCCATAGTGAACTCCCTTTTAGAGGCCAGAACCCTAGATGGAAGAGACAACCACATTAGGTACAAACTTCCTGAGGATAAACTTATTGAAATAATGGAAAAGTATGGGAGGCTTAGATAG
- a CDS encoding alanyl-tRNA editing protein, with the protein MTRKLYYEDAYLKEAKAKVIEIRENALLLDQTIFYPTGGGQPHDRGWINGVEVLDVYKEGDNVWHVVKEPEKFKVGDEVELKIDWDYRYKLMRIHSALHLLEHVLNEVLGYGKWELVGSGMSVEKGRYDIAYPENINKYKQQIIDLFNKYVDEGGEMKIWWEGETRYTQIRDFEVIPCGGTHVRDISEIGHIKKLKRSSIGKGKQRIEIWLEDKA; encoded by the coding sequence ATGACAAGGAAGCTCTACTATGAGGACGCCTACCTAAAAGAGGCCAAGGCAAAGGTTATTGAAATCCGAGAAAATGCTCTCCTACTCGATCAGACCATATTCTATCCAACAGGAGGAGGTCAGCCTCACGATAGAGGGTGGATAAATGGTGTTGAAGTGCTAGACGTTTACAAGGAAGGGGATAACGTTTGGCACGTGGTGAAGGAGCCAGAGAAGTTCAAAGTTGGAGATGAAGTAGAGCTCAAGATAGACTGGGATTACCGCTATAAACTTATGAGAATCCACTCAGCCCTCCATCTGCTCGAGCACGTTCTCAACGAAGTACTTGGCTATGGGAAGTGGGAGCTAGTAGGCAGTGGTATGAGCGTTGAGAAAGGAAGGTACGACATAGCTTATCCTGAAAACATCAATAAGTATAAGCAACAGATAATAGACCTATTCAACAAATACGTCGATGAAGGAGGAGAAATGAAGATCTGGTGGGAGGGGGAAACAAGATACACACAGATAAGAGACTTCGAGGTTATTCCCTGTGGTGGAACCCACGTTAGAGATATCAGCGAGATCGGCCACATAAAGAAGCTCAAGCGCTCCAGCATTGGAAAAGGAAAACAGAGGATAGAGATATGGCTCGAAGACAAGGCCTAG
- a CDS encoding TIGR00288 family NYN domain-containing protein, with amino-acid sequence MRKVIARILKREEEEEGEKTIGLIIDGPNILRKEFGIKLEDIKAALEKIGKIRVAKVVLNQYAPQGLIEAVVNQGFEPIIVAGDTDVRVAIEAMELIYNTDVDVLALATRDADFLPLISEAKRKGKETVIIGIEPGFSVALQNAADYIIKMEKKANTQHPSSQESPSDKDA; translated from the coding sequence TTGAGGAAGGTTATAGCGAGGATACTGAAGAGGGAAGAAGAGGAAGAAGGGGAGAAAACAATAGGATTGATCATAGATGGACCCAACATTCTGAGGAAGGAGTTCGGAATAAAGCTTGAAGATATAAAGGCCGCCTTAGAGAAGATAGGGAAGATAAGAGTGGCTAAAGTTGTTCTTAATCAATATGCCCCCCAGGGGTTAATAGAAGCAGTTGTGAACCAAGGATTTGAGCCGATAATAGTTGCTGGAGACACAGATGTCAGAGTAGCAATAGAAGCTATGGAGCTCATTTACAACACAGACGTAGATGTGCTGGCCCTAGCAACCAGGGATGCAGACTTCCTACCCCTAATAAGCGAAGCAAAAAGGAAGGGAAAAGAAACCGTAATAATAGGAATAGAGCCCGGATTCTCAGTTGCACTTCAGAATGCAGCGGACTATATAATCAAGATGGAGAAAAAGGCTAATACTCAACACCCCTCCTCGCAAGAATCCCCTTCTGATAAGGATGCTTAA
- a CDS encoding carboxylate/amino acid/amine transporter, with translation MRTGYILVFLAAAMWGTLGIFAKFLYQFNLSTYTIVFYRVTFALMFLFVYLKIKGTPVLIPRERLKFYIAFAFFSIFLFYSLYFYTVKISSVSFAVLMLYTAPAYSVVFGRIIFKEKITPMKLLAVALVIGGVLLLNTDSFNFSTLAIFAGLASGLTYALYGVFAKMAVKKEEPERALFNVLLIGAIFLLPFVDFKVPLKAIPYLLALAFFPTFLGYVLYNTALKSVEISRASVIATIEPVVAMTLAFVIFGEKLSLIQLIGAGMIITGAMIVQAKT, from the coding sequence ATGAGAACAGGGTACATCCTAGTATTTTTGGCCGCAGCCATGTGGGGAACACTCGGAATCTTTGCAAAATTCCTGTACCAGTTCAACCTCTCAACATACACAATAGTCTTTTACAGGGTCACCTTTGCTCTAATGTTCCTCTTTGTTTATCTGAAGATAAAAGGAACTCCCGTTTTAATCCCAAGAGAAAGGTTGAAATTCTACATTGCTTTTGCCTTCTTCAGCATATTCCTATTTTACTCCCTCTATTTCTACACCGTTAAGATATCCTCTGTATCGTTCGCCGTGCTAATGCTCTACACGGCCCCTGCATATTCAGTCGTATTTGGAAGGATAATATTCAAAGAGAAGATAACTCCAATGAAGTTATTGGCAGTAGCATTAGTCATAGGGGGAGTCTTGCTACTAAACACCGACTCATTCAATTTTTCAACGCTGGCTATATTTGCAGGACTAGCAAGTGGGCTGACCTACGCACTTTATGGTGTATTTGCGAAAATGGCAGTAAAAAAGGAAGAACCAGAAAGGGCTCTCTTCAACGTTCTGCTCATAGGGGCGATATTTCTACTTCCCTTCGTGGACTTCAAGGTGCCACTTAAGGCAATTCCTTATCTACTTGCACTAGCCTTCTTCCCAACATTCCTTGGCTATGTGCTATATAACACGGCCCTAAAGAGCGTTGAAATAAGTAGAGCTTCAGTTATAGCTACAATAGAGCCAGTCGTAGCAATGACACTGGCCTTCGTAATATTTGGGGAAAAGCTAAGCCTAATTCAGTTAATTGGAGCGGGGATGATAATAACGGGGGCAATGATAGTTCAAGCCAAAACCTAA
- a CDS encoding DUF835 domain-containing protein produces the protein MEIVHLGYFIRDLIVLATTTTAALIIVLLRRKAKATMKYRPFGIAAFSALLSFVLISIAQVIGALINTTILFPKMDFWQAIRSVMLTLASFLLLLSVMMFYIPFGRGRYMVLKVATEPTLESWGGYYCEREECYAAFKELLNLRLPGIAISRDPPEIFREKLNLKLTPVIWISKVKHEEAVSPTKLEYLTQRLADFMRGVEIDKVILIDCIDYLILENGERAVFKFITTLKDMATLYRGILIVAVEKETLSEKAYNFLTSELDSLEKLKIDFYGRKEKESA, from the coding sequence GTGGAAATAGTCCATCTAGGTTACTTTATAAGAGACTTAATAGTCCTTGCGACAACAACCACAGCAGCTCTCATAATAGTCCTATTAAGGAGAAAGGCAAAGGCTACCATGAAGTATAGGCCTTTCGGAATAGCAGCATTTTCGGCACTCCTAAGTTTTGTTCTGATTTCAATAGCCCAAGTAATTGGAGCTTTGATAAATACAACAATTCTTTTCCCGAAAATGGATTTTTGGCAAGCAATAAGATCTGTAATGCTCACCCTAGCATCATTCCTTCTCCTACTCTCTGTCATGATGTTCTACATCCCCTTCGGAAGAGGAAGGTATATGGTTCTGAAAGTAGCAACAGAGCCAACTTTAGAGTCCTGGGGCGGATACTACTGCGAAAGGGAAGAATGCTATGCAGCATTCAAAGAACTCTTAAATCTGAGATTACCTGGCATAGCCATAAGTAGAGACCCGCCAGAAATCTTCAGAGAAAAACTTAACCTAAAACTCACTCCCGTTATCTGGATATCAAAAGTCAAACACGAAGAGGCCGTTTCACCAACGAAGTTGGAATACCTCACCCAGAGGCTCGCAGACTTTATGAGAGGAGTTGAAATTGATAAAGTGATACTCATAGACTGCATAGATTACCTTATTTTGGAGAATGGAGAAAGAGCTGTTTTCAAATTCATAACAACTCTCAAAGATATGGCAACACTATACAGAGGAATTTTGATAGTGGCGGTAGAGAAAGAAACACTTTCAGAAAAAGCCTATAACTTTCTTACAAGCGAGCTAGATTCATTAGAAAAATTGAAGATAGATTTTTATGGTAGAAAGGAAAAAGAAAGTGCATGA
- a CDS encoding TIGR00288 family NYN domain-containing protein — protein MASWERIVEGVKSIAFIKSKIMARGKRIALLVDGPNILRKDLGVHLEDIVEALSKLGNIRVAKVILNQYAPQSLIEAVSNQGFEPVIVAGEIGVKLAVEAMREVYNPNIDMIALATRNTEFVPIILKAKEKGKETAIIGVEPGLSSALKHAADYVIILTPRGEGVEEGYSEDTEEGRRGRRGENNRIDHRWTQHSEEGVRNKA, from the coding sequence ATGGCAAGTTGGGAGAGAATAGTTGAAGGGGTCAAAAGCATAGCATTCATAAAAAGTAAAATAATGGCGAGAGGAAAGAGGATAGCACTCCTCGTTGATGGACCAAACATACTCAGGAAAGATCTTGGAGTACATCTAGAGGATATAGTTGAAGCCCTAAGCAAGTTAGGGAACATCAGGGTTGCCAAGGTTATTCTAAACCAATATGCCCCCCAAAGCTTAATCGAAGCAGTCTCAAACCAAGGTTTTGAACCCGTCATAGTCGCGGGGGAAATTGGAGTTAAGCTCGCTGTTGAGGCTATGAGAGAAGTTTACAACCCGAACATAGACATGATAGCCCTAGCAACGAGAAACACTGAATTCGTACCAATAATACTAAAGGCGAAGGAAAAGGGAAAAGAAACTGCAATAATTGGAGTAGAGCCCGGTCTGAGCTCAGCATTGAAACACGCGGCAGACTACGTGATAATACTTACCCCAAGAGGTGAGGGTGTTGAGGAAGGTTATAGCGAGGATACTGAAGAGGGAAGAAGAGGAAGAAGGGGAGAAAACAATAGGATTGATCATAGATGGACCCAACATTCTGAGGAAGGAGTTCGGAATAAAGCTTGA
- a CDS encoding glycogen/starch synthase, which produces MKVLLLGFEYLPIKVGGLAEALTYISRALASLGNEVIVFTPSHGRYQGEPIGRVKAFGETHEVKVHKEEDGSLRIYRIGGSLLDSTDVYGPGWDGLLRKSVIFGKASVLLLNELLKEEELPDVVHFHDWHTVFAGALIKKYFNIRSVFTIHRLNKAKVPAYYFHEANLSELAPYPDLDPEHTGGYIADLVTTVSKGYLLDEWGFFRNFDGKVTYVFNGIDCSFWSEEFLEGSREERRDKLLKKLGLEPGIAFMFIGRFDRGQKGVDVLLRAIEILSKREEFRDMRFIIIGKGDPELENWAKNLAGTYNNIAVITEMLSREFVREIYGSVDFVVIPSYFEPFGLVQLEAMCLGAIPIASSVGGLRDTIISLDREPHTATGLLVPPGDPWALANGILKLYSLYKEKPEVIEELRENCRRRARSFTWEKSAKRYIKVYRGNVDRFFEFAI; this is translated from the coding sequence ATGAAGGTTCTATTGCTGGGATTTGAGTACCTCCCAATAAAAGTTGGGGGCCTTGCTGAAGCTTTGACATACATCTCAAGAGCCTTGGCCTCTTTGGGAAATGAGGTTATAGTCTTTACACCCTCTCATGGCCGCTATCAGGGTGAGCCTATTGGAAGGGTAAAGGCATTTGGGGAGACTCATGAAGTTAAGGTACACAAGGAGGAAGATGGAAGTTTAAGGATATATAGGATTGGAGGAAGTTTGTTGGATTCCACGGATGTTTATGGACCAGGATGGGATGGCCTACTTAGGAAGTCTGTTATATTCGGAAAGGCGAGTGTTCTCCTACTAAATGAGCTTTTAAAAGAGGAAGAGCTTCCAGATGTTGTGCACTTTCACGATTGGCATACTGTATTTGCCGGTGCATTAATTAAAAAGTATTTCAACATTAGGTCTGTTTTTACAATTCATAGGCTTAACAAGGCAAAAGTTCCTGCCTATTACTTCCATGAGGCTAATTTATCAGAGCTGGCTCCTTATCCTGATCTCGATCCGGAACATACTGGAGGATACATCGCGGACTTAGTGACAACTGTGAGCAAAGGGTATCTGCTGGATGAGTGGGGGTTCTTCAGAAATTTTGATGGCAAAGTTACATATGTTTTTAATGGAATAGACTGTAGCTTCTGGAGCGAAGAGTTTCTTGAAGGTTCTAGGGAGGAGAGAAGAGATAAACTATTAAAGAAGCTGGGTCTTGAACCGGGGATTGCCTTTATGTTCATTGGAAGGTTTGACAGAGGGCAAAAGGGAGTTGACGTTCTCCTTAGGGCGATAGAGATTCTTAGCAAGAGAGAAGAATTTAGGGATATGAGGTTTATAATCATTGGAAAGGGAGATCCTGAGCTTGAAAACTGGGCGAAGAATCTGGCAGGAACATATAACAATATAGCCGTTATTACCGAGATGCTCTCTAGAGAGTTCGTCAGAGAGATTTATGGTTCCGTTGATTTTGTCGTTATACCCTCGTACTTCGAGCCTTTTGGTCTGGTTCAGCTCGAGGCTATGTGTCTTGGAGCTATTCCAATAGCCTCCTCCGTTGGGGGACTTAGGGACACTATAATAAGCCTTGATAGAGAACCTCACACTGCAACTGGTCTCCTAGTTCCTCCAGGTGATCCATGGGCCTTGGCAAATGGAATACTAAAGTTGTATTCACTTTATAAAGAGAAGCCAGAGGTTATAGAAGAATTGAGGGAGAATTGTAGGAGAAGAGCTAGGAGCTTTACCTGGGAAAAGTCTGCAAAGAGGTATATTAAGGTATATAGAGGAAATGTCGACAGGTTCTTTGAGTTTGCAATTTAG
- the cobO gene encoding cob(I)yrinic acid a,c-diamide adenosyltransferase, which yields MWKDKLGMIHIYTGNGKGKTTAALGLAVRMLGSGGRVIIVQFMKAPKVYGEYEMAEKCGFRIEAYGPPKFVHGKPDKEDIEAAQRALERAREVVKSGEWDLVILDEICVAVAFGLISIEDVKELIKSKAEKTELVLTGRYCPEELYAFADYVTEMREVKHPYQKGILARRGVEY from the coding sequence ATGTGGAAGGATAAGTTGGGGATGATACACATCTATACGGGAAATGGAAAAGGAAAAACTACAGCAGCTTTAGGTTTAGCCGTTAGAATGCTGGGTTCTGGGGGAAGGGTTATTATAGTCCAGTTTATGAAGGCTCCGAAGGTTTATGGAGAATATGAGATGGCCGAGAAGTGTGGTTTCAGAATTGAGGCGTATGGTCCTCCAAAGTTTGTTCACGGGAAGCCAGATAAGGAAGATATTGAAGCTGCTCAGAGAGCCTTGGAGAGAGCAAGGGAAGTTGTGAAGAGTGGTGAGTGGGATCTTGTTATCTTGGATGAGATATGCGTTGCAGTGGCTTTTGGATTAATAAGTATTGAAGATGTTAAAGAGCTTATAAAGTCGAAGGCGGAGAAGACTGAGCTTGTACTCACGGGGAGGTACTGTCCTGAGGAGCTTTATGCCTTTGCCGATTATGTTACCGAGATGAGGGAGGTTAAGCATCCTTATCAGAAGGGGATTCTTGCGAGGAGGGGTGTTGAGTATTAG